From the genome of Vicinamibacterales bacterium, one region includes:
- a CDS encoding FtsX-like permease family protein, whose amino-acid sequence KGRDVSWDDGPGRPAVALISASLARAVFPAGGEIGQHLRIAGPDRRDVEVIGVVADAPYVKLDDPAPLVVFRPIMQETARTQFPIAYVRATGDLATVRDGYTRVIASLDHRSLRGFITSSAWVDGVLVQERFTAALSTFAAALTVLLACMGVYGLLAYSVTARTREIGVRVALGATRPTVVWMIVRDGLAIAVPGVLIGAPCAWAAARLVRAQLYGIAPGDPRTLAIGAAILLATVLASSLVPALRASRVAPLEALRDE is encoded by the coding sequence AAGGGCCGCGACGTCTCGTGGGACGATGGCCCGGGGAGACCCGCCGTCGCGCTGATCTCGGCGTCCCTCGCTCGCGCGGTGTTCCCGGCCGGCGGCGAGATCGGCCAGCACCTCCGGATCGCCGGACCCGATCGTCGAGACGTCGAAGTGATCGGCGTCGTCGCCGATGCGCCGTACGTCAAGCTGGACGACCCGGCGCCGCTCGTCGTCTTCCGGCCGATCATGCAGGAAACGGCACGGACGCAGTTTCCGATCGCGTACGTCCGCGCGACAGGCGACCTCGCGACGGTGCGCGACGGCTATACCCGCGTCATCGCGTCGCTCGACCACCGGTCGCTGCGCGGCTTCATCACTTCGTCGGCATGGGTCGACGGCGTGCTGGTGCAGGAGCGGTTCACCGCGGCGCTGTCGACATTCGCGGCGGCGCTCACGGTGCTTCTGGCCTGCATGGGCGTGTACGGGCTGCTGGCGTACTCCGTGACGGCGCGGACCCGGGAGATCGGTGTGCGCGTGGCCCTCGGCGCCACGCGCCCGACCGTCGTCTGGATGATCGTGCGGGACGGCCTTGCGATTGCGGTTCCCGGCGTGCTCATTGGCGCTCCGTGCGCGTGGGCTGCTGCACGGCTCGTACGGGCGCAGCTCTACGGCATCGCCCCGGGTGATCCGCGCACGCTGGCGATCGGCGCGGCGATCCTGCTTGCCACGGTGCTCGCCTCGTCACTGGTGCCGGCGCTGCGCGCGTCGCGGGTGGCGCCCCTCGAAGCGCTGCGCGACGAGTAG
- a CDS encoding alpha/beta hydrolase-fold protein: MKSPEVGADGSVTFRLRAPNAKDVAVAVGGKSLPMARDEQGVWSVTSGTFGPGLHTYQLVIDGTTINDPNNRQVQTSFNGFQSMFVVPGPEPWLPAANVPRGAIARHRFRSTVASDERDFFVYTPPGYDVQRSRAYPVLYLLHGLGDDAERWMNGGAASVILDNLIAQGKAVPMVVVTTLGYGTSAGPNANSADIVTGYAKILLTEVMPQVQKGYHVSSSREERAIAGLSMGGAEALYTGLNNLDKFAWLGSFSGAFVMWPRAMPPAGTPGAAPPAAPAPAGAAPAAAAAAEGRGRGGRGGGPPLTAADFEKNFPALDARANSRIKYLFIGCGTADGLVGVNRQFKAWLKTKNVRFTEEEAPEVGHVWPLWRQNLADFVQKAFK; this comes from the coding sequence GTGAAATCACCGGAGGTCGGGGCGGACGGCAGCGTCACCTTCCGCCTCCGCGCGCCGAACGCAAAGGACGTGGCGGTCGCGGTCGGAGGCAAGAGCCTGCCGATGGCCAGGGACGAACAGGGTGTCTGGAGCGTCACGTCCGGCACGTTCGGTCCCGGTCTCCATACGTACCAGCTCGTCATCGACGGGACGACCATCAACGACCCGAACAACCGGCAGGTGCAGACCAGCTTCAACGGGTTCCAGTCGATGTTCGTCGTCCCCGGGCCAGAGCCCTGGCTGCCGGCGGCCAACGTCCCGCGCGGGGCGATTGCCCGCCACCGGTTTCGCTCGACCGTCGCCAGCGACGAGCGGGACTTCTTCGTCTACACGCCGCCCGGCTACGACGTGCAGCGCTCGCGGGCGTATCCCGTGCTCTACCTGCTGCACGGGCTGGGGGACGACGCGGAGCGGTGGATGAACGGCGGCGCGGCGAGCGTCATCCTCGACAACCTGATCGCGCAGGGCAAGGCGGTGCCCATGGTCGTCGTGACGACGCTCGGCTATGGCACGAGCGCCGGACCGAATGCCAACTCCGCTGACATCGTGACCGGCTACGCGAAGATCCTGCTGACCGAAGTGATGCCGCAGGTGCAGAAGGGGTATCACGTCAGCAGCAGCCGCGAGGAACGAGCGATCGCGGGCTTGTCGATGGGCGGTGCCGAGGCGCTCTACACGGGGCTGAACAATCTCGACAAGTTCGCGTGGCTCGGATCGTTCAGCGGTGCCTTCGTCATGTGGCCGCGCGCGATGCCGCCGGCGGGGACGCCGGGTGCAGCACCCCCGGCGGCTCCCGCGCCGGCTGGGGCGGCGCCGGCGGCGGCGGCTGCCGCCGAGGGCCGGGGCCGCGGCGGGCGGGGCGGAGGCCCGCCGCTCACGGCCGCGGATTTCGAGAAGAACTTTCCGGCTCTCGACGCCAGGGCCAACTCCCGGATCAAGTACCTGTTCATCGGGTGTGGCACGGCCGATGGACTGGTGGGTGTGAACCGGCAGTTCAAGGCGTGGCTGAAAACGAAGAACGTACGCTTCACCGAGGAGGAAGCGCCGGAGGTGGGCCACGTGTGGCCGCTCTGGCGGCAGAACCTCGCCGACTTCGTTCAGAAGGCGTTCAAGTAA
- a CDS encoding VOC family protein, with protein sequence MARPQKITTHLWFNGNAEAAVEFYTSLFPDSRVTNVARWGDGGPAPKGTVLNITFEMAGQTFIALNGGPQYTFTPAISLFVSCESQAQVDELWTKLLAGGGKPNACGWLDDRYGLSWQIVPTALMELMSDPDPKASGRVARALMGMQKIDIAALRQAHAAA encoded by the coding sequence ATGGCACGTCCTCAGAAGATCACCACGCACCTCTGGTTCAACGGCAACGCCGAGGCGGCGGTCGAGTTCTACACCTCCCTGTTTCCGGATTCGCGGGTTACCAACGTGGCCCGGTGGGGCGACGGGGGCCCCGCGCCCAAGGGGACCGTCCTGAACATCACGTTCGAGATGGCCGGGCAGACGTTCATCGCCCTGAACGGCGGGCCTCAGTACACGTTCACGCCGGCGATCTCGCTGTTCGTGTCGTGCGAGTCTCAGGCGCAGGTGGACGAGCTGTGGACGAAGCTCCTCGCCGGCGGCGGCAAGCCGAACGCCTGCGGATGGCTCGACGACCGGTATGGCCTGTCGTGGCAGATCGTTCCGACGGCGCTCATGGAGCTGATGAGCGATCCGGACCCGAAGGCGTCCGGACGCGTCGCCCGAGCGCTGATGGGGATGCAGAAGATTGACATCGCGGCGCTGCGCCAGGCACACGCGGCCGCGTAG
- a CDS encoding YciI family protein has protein sequence MKYMLMMNAPRGGAYQIAGWPAAAITAHIAFMRDFAGRLSAAGELVAAEGLSGPEEAKRVRAGAGGEPITDGVFPESKEFLAGYWIVDVDTPERAYAIAAEASAAPGPGGRPLNLAIEVRQVMSGAPADWASST, from the coding sequence ATGAAGTACATGCTGATGATGAACGCGCCCCGCGGAGGGGCGTACCAGATCGCGGGCTGGCCCGCGGCAGCGATCACCGCCCACATCGCGTTCATGCGGGACTTCGCCGGCAGGCTCTCGGCTGCAGGAGAGCTGGTCGCGGCCGAGGGCCTGAGCGGGCCTGAGGAGGCGAAGCGCGTGCGAGCCGGCGCCGGCGGCGAGCCCATCACCGACGGCGTGTTCCCCGAATCGAAGGAGTTCCTGGCCGGCTACTGGATCGTGGACGTCGACACGCCCGAGCGCGCCTACGCGATCGCCGCAGAGGCCTCCGCGGCTCCGGGCCCGGGCGGCCGGCCGTTGAATCTCGCCATCGAGGTGCGGCAGGTGATGAGCGGCGCGCCGGCCGACTGGGCGTCGAGCACATGA
- a CDS encoding DUF6596 domain-containing protein encodes MIPRLDDRAQELLRDLAPAVLGGLVRRYRDFGACEDAVQEALLAAAMQWPTQGMPDNPKGWLITVAARRLTDHIRADAARRHREQLVASLIPADQQIALAADAAGVNERDETLDLYFMCCHPALSAASQVALTLRVMGGLTTGEIARAFLVPERTMAQRLTRAKQTIESAGRSFPDLTADDRAARLPTVLNVLYLIFSEGYTAAQGDELYRLDLSNEAIRVARLLSRLLPDHPEVSGLLALMLLTDARRAARAGPNGELIPLDEQVRSRWNQERISEGKRILERALARGAAGPYQIQAAIAALHDEAPSTEATDWPQILALYDALRCYGSPMARLSRAIALAMVEGADAGLAALEDLAADPRLAAHHRLAAARAHLLERAGRHHEAVDEYRRASQRTANTPERNYLLLRAARLSDSLAAAGLNGVAPRPNLSGGYRTVTGPRY; translated from the coding sequence ATGATCCCGCGGCTGGACGATCGCGCTCAGGAGCTGTTGCGCGATCTCGCACCCGCGGTCCTCGGCGGCCTGGTGCGCCGTTACCGCGATTTCGGTGCGTGCGAAGACGCGGTGCAGGAGGCGCTGCTTGCCGCCGCGATGCAGTGGCCGACGCAGGGCATGCCCGACAACCCGAAAGGCTGGCTGATCACCGTGGCCGCGCGCCGGCTCACCGATCACATCCGGGCGGACGCCGCCCGCAGACATCGTGAGCAGCTGGTGGCCAGCCTGATCCCCGCCGACCAGCAGATCGCGCTGGCGGCGGATGCTGCCGGCGTCAACGAGCGGGACGAGACGCTCGACCTTTACTTCATGTGCTGCCATCCGGCGTTGTCGGCGGCATCGCAGGTCGCGCTCACGCTGCGCGTCATGGGCGGCCTCACTACGGGTGAAATCGCGCGCGCGTTCCTGGTGCCCGAGCGGACGATGGCGCAGCGCCTGACGCGCGCGAAACAGACGATCGAATCAGCCGGGCGAAGCTTCCCCGACCTTACAGCGGACGATCGTGCGGCCCGCCTGCCCACCGTACTCAACGTGCTGTACCTGATCTTCAGCGAAGGGTACACCGCCGCCCAGGGAGACGAGCTGTACCGCCTCGACCTGTCGAACGAGGCAATCCGGGTGGCCCGGCTGCTCTCGCGATTGCTGCCGGATCACCCGGAAGTCTCCGGCCTGCTTGCGCTGATGCTGCTCACCGACGCGCGGCGCGCGGCGCGGGCGGGGCCGAACGGCGAGCTGATCCCGCTCGACGAACAGGTTCGATCGCGCTGGAACCAGGAGCGCATCTCGGAAGGCAAGCGGATCCTCGAGCGGGCGCTGGCGCGAGGCGCCGCCGGTCCGTACCAGATTCAGGCCGCCATCGCCGCGCTGCACGACGAAGCACCCAGCACCGAGGCGACGGACTGGCCGCAGATCCTCGCGCTCTACGACGCGCTGCGATGTTACGGCAGCCCGATGGCGCGGCTCAGCCGCGCGATCGCCCTTGCGATGGTCGAGGGGGCCGACGCCGGTCTGGCTGCCCTGGAGGACCTCGCCGCCGATCCACGTCTTGCGGCCCACCATCGGCTGGCGGCGGCCCGTGCGCACCTGCTCGAGCGGGCGGGCCGTCACCACGAGGCGGTCGACGAGTATCGTCGCGCCTCGCAGCGCACGGCGAACACGCCGGAGCGGAACTACCTCCTCCTGCGCGCGGCGCGGCTCAGCGACTCGCTCGCGGCGGCCGGATTGAACGGTGTCGCGCCGCGCCCGAATCTCTCGGGCGGCTATCGCACCGTCACCGGCCCCAGATACTGA